One part of the Desulfonema ishimotonii genome encodes these proteins:
- a CDS encoding IS607 family transposase — protein sequence MGYLPSRKAAEILGVHPNTLRKWADSGKIKHIRTASGQRKYDVRDYLGKNREMRTVCYCRVSGYKQKDDLQRQVEYMRKKFPEAEIVKDIGSGISFKRKGLRTILERAINGDKLRVVSAHGDRLARFGFDLIKWIIEKSDGELVVLNESELSPDQELTQDLLTILHVFSCRMHGLRSYKNQIGKAFSDR from the coding sequence ATGGGGTACTTACCAAGCAGAAAAGCTGCTGAAATACTCGGAGTACATCCGAATACTCTTAGGAAATGGGCAGATTCGGGGAAGATAAAACACATCAGAACCGCTTCGGGACAAAGGAAATATGATGTCAGAGACTATCTCGGAAAAAACAGGGAAATGCGGACAGTCTGTTATTGCAGAGTCTCAGGTTATAAACAGAAGGACGATCTGCAAAGACAGGTTGAATACATGCGGAAAAAATTTCCCGAAGCTGAGATCGTCAAAGACATCGGAAGCGGAATCAGTTTCAAACGAAAAGGTCTGCGAACCATTCTGGAACGGGCAATTAACGGAGATAAGCTCCGGGTTGTATCTGCCCACGGAGACAGACTTGCAAGATTCGGATTCGACCTCATTAAGTGGATTATTGAGAAATCCGATGGCGAACTCGTGGTTCTCAACGAATCTGAACTTTCACCCGACCAGGAGCTTACTCAGGATTTGCTCACCATCCTGCACGTCTTTTCTTGCAGAATGCACGGACTCAGAAGTTACAAAAACCAGATTGGCAAGGCTTTCTCCGACAGGTGA
- a CDS encoding RNA-guided endonuclease InsQ/TnpB family protein: MARLSPTGEQKKIFMRWTDVSRYVFNQTFDYIRSCVGFTPSWMDIKKDLLKILPEWCKDVPFQIKGIAVKEAHQAFFKAKGRPKFRAKKYPEQSCFIPKTAIKKTGIYPRVSGKGLYFHETLPECPGDSRLIWRYEKWWLAVPFTEKLRKAENQGPVVALDPGVRSFISFYSPDFSGNIGKGDFSRIQRLCHHLDNLISERDRCRNKQKRRAMTKASRRMRHKINNLISELHFKTAKFLTDNFSVILLPTFETKQMSQKAGRKIRKKSVRMMLTFSHFRFRQILNWKASQAGAVVVDCREAYTSKTHPQTGEIRNIGGAKWIKLNDGSRADRDIVGARNILLRALVDSPADFVCEVGNCN; the protein is encoded by the coding sequence TTGGCAAGGCTTTCTCCGACAGGTGAGCAGAAAAAGATTTTCATGCGCTGGACGGATGTCTCACGGTACGTCTTCAACCAGACCTTCGACTACATCCGTTCCTGTGTGGGTTTCACGCCTTCATGGATGGATATAAAGAAAGACCTGCTGAAGATACTGCCCGAATGGTGCAAGGACGTTCCGTTCCAGATAAAAGGCATTGCGGTGAAAGAGGCACATCAGGCGTTTTTCAAAGCCAAAGGCCGCCCGAAGTTCAGAGCGAAAAAATATCCTGAACAGTCCTGTTTCATCCCCAAAACCGCAATAAAAAAAACGGGCATTTATCCGAGAGTTTCAGGAAAAGGTCTGTATTTCCATGAAACCCTGCCGGAATGCCCCGGAGATTCCCGCCTGATCTGGCGATATGAGAAGTGGTGGCTGGCCGTGCCCTTCACAGAAAAACTGCGGAAGGCCGAGAACCAAGGCCCCGTTGTCGCTCTTGACCCCGGAGTACGGTCATTCATTTCTTTTTATTCGCCGGATTTCAGCGGGAATATCGGCAAAGGCGATTTCTCACGCATCCAGAGATTGTGCCACCATCTGGACAATCTCATTTCCGAAAGAGACAGATGCAGGAATAAACAGAAGCGACGGGCGATGACAAAAGCCTCACGCCGGATGCGTCATAAAATTAATAATCTGATAAGCGAACTCCATTTCAAAACGGCGAAATTCCTGACTGACAATTTCAGTGTGATTCTGCTTCCGACTTTTGAAACAAAGCAGATGTCACAGAAAGCCGGACGTAAAATCAGAAAAAAATCCGTCAGGATGATGCTCACTTTCTCCCATTTCAGATTCAGACAGATACTGAATTGGAAAGCATCACAGGCCGGTGCTGTTGTTGTCGATTGCCGCGAAGCATATACCAGCAAAACACATCCCCAGACCGGAGAAATCAGAAATATAGGTGGTGCGAAATGGATAAAACTGAATGACGGGTCAAGAGCAGACAGAGATATTGTAGGCGCCCGTAATATTTTATTACGGGCCTTGGTAGATTCACCCGCGGATTTTGTCTGCGAAGTTGGCAATTGTAACTAA
- a CDS encoding aminotransferase class I/II-fold pyridoxal phosphate-dependent enzyme produces the protein MSEKYEIQFARRMSQLPPYLFGMINKMKMEKRLRGDDVIDLGMGNPVDPTPEPIVSKLCETAQDPKTHRYPIAAGLRNLRREIAKSYDRDYGVTLDSDAEVICTIGSKEGISHMSLAIVGPGDTVLVPAPAFPIHIYAAIIAGGNVIRIPLATEEMFVRRIADMCEALYPRPKVLILNYPHNPTATLGSLDVFREVVALAKKYNFIVIHDFAYARITFDGYVAPSFLEVPGARDVGVEFGSFSKSFNMAGWRLGYCVGNRRLIEGLAKIKGYYDYGVFSPIQVAGIVALRDCDDNVTEQAAIYQERRDVMCRGLEGLGWEVTKPRAGMFAWVKIPEPYSRMGSMAFSIEMMNRANVALAPGIGFGEEGEGYLRLALVENEHRIRQALRQMRRALGELDAEAVGK, from the coding sequence ATGAGCGAGAAGTATGAAATACAGTTTGCCCGCCGGATGAGCCAGTTGCCGCCCTATCTTTTCGGCATGATCAACAAGATGAAGATGGAGAAGCGGCTCCGGGGAGATGATGTCATCGACCTGGGGATGGGGAATCCCGTGGACCCGACACCGGAGCCGATCGTCAGCAAGCTTTGCGAGACGGCACAGGATCCCAAGACCCACCGCTATCCCATTGCGGCAGGGCTGAGGAATCTGCGGCGGGAGATCGCCAAATCCTATGACCGGGACTACGGCGTCACCCTGGACAGCGATGCGGAGGTCATCTGCACCATCGGCTCCAAGGAGGGCATCTCGCACATGAGCCTTGCCATTGTGGGGCCGGGGGATACGGTGCTGGTCCCGGCCCCGGCCTTTCCGATCCATATTTATGCGGCCATTATCGCGGGCGGCAACGTCATCCGCATTCCCCTGGCCACGGAGGAGATGTTTGTGCGGCGCATCGCCGACATGTGCGAGGCGCTCTACCCCCGGCCCAAGGTCCTGATCCTCAACTATCCCCACAATCCCACCGCGACCCTGGGCAGCCTTGATGTTTTCAGGGAGGTGGTGGCCCTGGCGAAGAAATACAATTTTATCGTCATCCACGACTTTGCCTACGCCCGGATCACCTTTGACGGCTATGTGGCCCCGAGTTTTTTGGAGGTGCCGGGGGCACGGGATGTGGGCGTCGAGTTCGGCTCCTTTTCCAAATCCTTCAACATGGCGGGCTGGCGTCTGGGATATTGCGTCGGCAACCGCAGGCTCATCGAAGGGCTGGCCAAGATCAAGGGATACTATGATTACGGCGTCTTCTCGCCCATTCAGGTGGCCGGGATTGTGGCGCTGCGGGACTGTGACGACAATGTGACGGAGCAGGCCGCCATCTACCAGGAGCGGCGGGATGTGATGTGCCGGGGACTGGAAGGTCTGGGCTGGGAGGTCACAAAACCGCGTGCGGGCATGTTCGCGTGGGTGAAAATACCCGAACCCTACAGCCGGATGGGGTCAATGGCGTTTTCCATTGAGATGATGAACCGGGCCAACGTGGCCCTGGCCCCCGGCATCGGTTTCGGTGAAGAGGGGGAGGGGTATCTCCGGCTGGCCCTGGTGGAGAACGAACACCGCATCCGCCAGGCGCTCCGGCAGATGCGCCGTGCCTTGGGAGAGCTGGATGCGGAAGCAGTGGGCAAATAG
- a CDS encoding AAA family ATPase, whose amino-acid sequence MKFNFEKFGYIDKGTLRLADLTLICGPNNVGKTYVSYCIYGFIRHFKKLVDLSLSPEQISALKADGSLSIDLTQYQQRLADYIKSASEKFSQTLTDYFNAPDDFFSKAKVRFSYDNFSIDLSQGFKQIAMFGQSETLLFDKAPDETALSIAIQVSEKPGKSKLPSRILDDVIGRAIAECLFAGTLPKPFVVTSERTGIALFYKELDISKNAILKHLSESDKPDPIALLNSMRSRYARPIQDNIDVVRDYDNLSRRKSFIREDRKTYKPVLDALHDLSGGSFKIVDKQVLYHPKKERNRDKVIVPVYMASSSVKSLFLIDLYINCLAEKQGLLVIDEPELNLHPDNQRRMAGLLARLVNAGIKVMVTTHSDYLIRELNNRIMLNNEVENKQALMKNAKMVEQDILRPDQVKAFSLKDSHSVKEVPVDRYGINMEIFDDLIADANDLADSIYYSIRE is encoded by the coding sequence ATGAAGTTTAACTTTGAAAAATTCGGATATATCGATAAAGGGACATTAAGACTTGCAGATCTGACATTGATCTGTGGCCCCAATAATGTCGGTAAAACCTATGTCAGCTATTGTATTTACGGATTTATCCGTCATTTTAAAAAACTTGTTGATCTGTCGCTCTCTCCAGAACAGATCAGTGCCTTAAAAGCGGATGGCTCCTTATCTATTGATTTGACGCAATATCAGCAACGACTGGCTGACTACATTAAAAGTGCCTCCGAAAAATTCAGCCAGACACTCACAGATTATTTTAATGCCCCGGATGATTTTTTTTCCAAGGCAAAGGTCAGATTTTCCTATGATAATTTCTCTATTGATCTGAGTCAGGGATTTAAGCAAATCGCCATGTTTGGCCAGAGCGAAACGCTGCTTTTTGACAAAGCCCCTGATGAGACCGCACTGTCGATTGCCATACAGGTTTCGGAAAAACCGGGAAAAAGTAAGTTGCCAAGCCGAATTCTGGACGATGTAATAGGGAGAGCGATTGCCGAGTGCCTGTTTGCAGGGACTTTGCCAAAGCCATTCGTTGTAACCTCTGAGCGTACCGGCATTGCACTGTTCTATAAAGAGCTGGATATCAGCAAAAATGCTATTCTGAAGCATTTGTCTGAAAGTGATAAGCCCGATCCCATTGCACTGCTCAACAGTATGCGTTCACGGTATGCCCGACCCATTCAGGACAATATTGATGTCGTGCGTGATTATGATAATCTGAGCAGGCGTAAAAGTTTTATTCGTGAAGACAGAAAAACCTATAAACCTGTTTTAGATGCCTTGCATGATCTGTCAGGCGGCAGTTTCAAAATCGTCGATAAACAGGTGCTTTATCACCCGAAAAAAGAACGCAACCGCGATAAAGTGATCGTTCCTGTATACATGGCGTCATCTTCTGTCAAATCCCTGTTTCTGATCGACCTCTACATTAATTGTCTGGCCGAAAAGCAGGGCTTACTCGTTATTGATGAACCAGAACTGAACTTACACCCGGATAATCAGCGCAGAATGGCGGGCTTGCTAGCTCGCCTGGTCAATGCGGGGATAAAGGTAATGGTCACCACTCACAGCGACTACCTCATTCGTGAACTGAATAACCGTATCATGCTGAATAATGAAGTTGAAAATAAACAGGCGCTGATGAAGAATGCGAAAATGGTTGAACAGGACATTCTACGCCCGGATCAGGTAAAGGCTTTCAGCTTAAAAGACAGTCACTCTGTTAAAGAGGTTCCCGTTGACCGCTACGGTATAAATATGGAAATTTTTGATGATCTGATCGCTGATGCAAATGATCTGGCTGATTCGATTTATTACAGCATCAGGGAATAA
- the prfH gene encoding peptide chain release factor H — protein sequence MMAWLQITSGRGPEECCQVVARLTRRVIRAAEKQAIRIRPLEMIPSEKPGGLRSALLALEGEGVSDFIPLWTGTVLWIGKSMFRPHHKRKNWYIGVTSLSPPESFRWSEKEIKTDRMRASGPGGQHVNKNETAVRITHIPTGLKTVASEERSQHLNRKLAMGRLAELLESESDRLDKRHRQNRWNRHNLLERGNPVRVYEGEKFRLIKPV from the coding sequence ATGATGGCATGGTTACAGATCACATCAGGGCGCGGGCCGGAAGAATGCTGCCAGGTCGTCGCCCGGCTGACCCGGCGTGTCATCCGCGCAGCGGAAAAACAGGCGATCCGTATTCGCCCCCTTGAAATGATCCCATCCGAAAAACCGGGCGGCCTCCGGTCAGCACTCCTGGCCCTGGAGGGAGAGGGGGTGTCGGACTTCATACCCCTCTGGACGGGAACGGTGCTTTGGATCGGCAAAAGCATGTTCCGGCCCCACCACAAACGGAAAAACTGGTACATCGGTGTCACGAGCCTGTCACCACCCGAATCCTTCCGATGGTCGGAAAAAGAAATAAAAACTGATCGGATGCGGGCATCCGGGCCGGGCGGCCAGCATGTCAACAAAAACGAAACGGCTGTACGCATCACCCACATCCCCACAGGGCTGAAAACCGTGGCCAGTGAAGAGCGGTCTCAGCACCTCAACCGGAAACTGGCGATGGGCCGCCTGGCGGAGCTGCTGGAATCCGAATCAGACCGGCTGGACAAACGCCACCGGCAAAATCGCTGGAACCGGCACAACCTCCTTGAACGCGGCAATCCGGTCCGTGTGTATGAGGGAGAAAAATTCCGGCTCATAAAACCGGTCTGA
- a CDS encoding RNA ligase RtcB family protein: protein MIIISKENPVIRLFTEHKNRIEGDALHQLKKSAELPGMQTAVGMPDLHPGNGGPVGAAFITHGIFYPHLIGSDVGCGMGLWQTNLRKNKVKRDKWARKLSGFETPWEGDAGEWLTGYNLNPSQFENALGTIGGGNHFAELQTVEKISDPEAFGALGLDKKHLMVLVHSGSRGLGASILRHHTDKHGAGGLEDNTDDATDYLKAHDEAIQWAEANRALIAHRFISALGTIGERVLDLSHNAVSRIQHDGQTLWLHRKGAAPSDRGPVIIPGTRGSLTYLVRPLKDQSANAWSLAHGAGRKWNRGSVRARLKSRYTPASLSQTDMGSLVICEDRDLLYEEAPQAYKNIDGIIRDMEASGLIRQVATFRPLITYKVRKNR, encoded by the coding sequence ATGATTATTATCTCAAAAGAGAATCCTGTAATAAGACTTTTTACAGAACACAAAAACCGTATTGAAGGCGATGCGCTGCACCAGTTAAAAAAGAGCGCGGAACTTCCCGGCATGCAGACGGCTGTCGGAATGCCCGACCTCCATCCGGGAAACGGAGGACCGGTCGGGGCGGCCTTCATCACCCACGGTATTTTTTACCCGCATCTGATCGGCAGCGACGTGGGATGCGGTATGGGGCTTTGGCAAACAAACCTCCGGAAAAACAAAGTGAAGCGCGACAAATGGGCCAGAAAGCTCTCCGGCTTTGAAACGCCGTGGGAAGGAGATGCCGGGGAATGGCTGACCGGATATAACCTGAATCCGTCGCAATTTGAAAACGCCCTGGGCACCATTGGCGGCGGCAACCATTTTGCGGAATTGCAGACCGTTGAAAAGATATCGGACCCGGAGGCATTTGGGGCGCTCGGTCTGGATAAAAAGCACCTGATGGTGCTGGTTCACAGCGGCTCAAGGGGACTGGGCGCATCTATCCTGCGCCACCATACCGACAAACACGGAGCCGGGGGACTGGAGGACAATACGGATGACGCCACAGACTATCTGAAAGCCCATGATGAGGCGATTCAGTGGGCCGAGGCCAACCGCGCCCTGATCGCCCACCGGTTTATCTCAGCCCTGGGAACCATCGGTGAGCGAGTTCTGGACCTGAGCCACAACGCCGTTTCACGGATTCAGCACGACGGACAGACGCTGTGGCTTCACCGGAAAGGGGCTGCCCCCTCAGACCGGGGACCGGTCATTATTCCCGGTACGCGGGGATCGCTGACGTATCTGGTGCGCCCCCTGAAGGATCAGTCCGCCAACGCCTGGTCTCTGGCCCACGGGGCGGGACGGAAATGGAACCGCGGCAGTGTCCGGGCGCGGCTTAAATCCCGCTACACCCCGGCGTCACTGAGCCAGACGGATATGGGGAGCCTGGTCATCTGTGAAGACCGGGATCTTCTGTACGAGGAAGCGCCCCAGGCGTATAAGAATATTGACGGCATCATCCGCGATATGGAGGCCAGCGGCCTGATTCGGCAGGTTGCCACATTTCGTCCGCTTATCACGTACAAAGTGAGGAAAAACCGATGA
- a CDS encoding AAA family ATPase, producing MKRSSDAVRITIPGFSLVILIGPSGSGKSTFARRHFSPSEIISSDACRAHICDDEQNQAVTGDAFSLLHFIAAKRLRYRRLTVIDATSVQIRARAALLRLARQYRCAAIAVVLSFPEEVCRDRDRKRPGRQVGPEVIRDQIGNLKRSLPGLRKEGFKKVFILRSTEQADAVRIVRRYRKHDGSGAASSEE from the coding sequence ATGAAACGGAGCAGTGACGCAGTGCGGATTACCATACCCGGTTTTTCACTGGTGATTCTGATCGGACCGTCCGGTTCGGGGAAATCCACCTTTGCCCGACGGCATTTCAGCCCTTCGGAGATCATCTCATCTGATGCGTGCAGGGCGCACATCTGCGACGATGAGCAAAACCAGGCCGTCACCGGAGACGCCTTTTCCCTGCTTCATTTCATCGCCGCCAAACGCCTCAGATACAGAAGACTGACCGTCATTGACGCGACCAGCGTTCAGATCCGGGCCAGGGCGGCCCTGCTGCGCCTGGCCCGGCAATACCGCTGTGCGGCAATTGCCGTTGTCCTGAGTTTCCCGGAAGAGGTGTGCCGGGACCGGGACCGTAAAAGACCCGGCAGACAGGTCGGACCGGAAGTGATCCGCGACCAGATAGGGAACCTGAAGCGCTCCCTGCCGGGTCTCAGAAAAGAGGGGTTCAAAAAGGTCTTCATACTGAGATCGACGGAACAGGCCGATGCGGTACGGATTGTCCGCAGGTATAGGAAACATGACGGAAGCGGTGCGGCTTCGAGCGAGGAATAG
- a CDS encoding GGDEF domain-containing response regulator, protein MKGKVVPENLKILVIDDDPFVRAMLGEILESSGYAVATASDGTAGLRRYSDDPEIGMIISDMNMPEMNGLAFVKALRQKDTGMPVIILTVNTEIELALETIRSGANDYLLKDENIEDTILISVQKVLTMYRLEQQNIRLIEDLARKNKELERLSFSDGLTGIPNRRYFDEGGKQEWGRALREQIPLSLIMIDIDDFKSYNDACGHQMGDRCLQQVAHTLQRSLRRFGDFIARYGGEEFAAVLPNTPLNGALAIAETMRSDVMALNLSHPTSAISDRITISIGVSSAVPARNSDLSGLIQQADQALYQAKQTGRNQVAAAGPA, encoded by the coding sequence ATGAAAGGAAAGGTCGTACCGGAAAATCTGAAAATTCTCGTCATCGACGACGATCCCTTTGTGCGGGCCATGCTGGGGGAGATCCTTGAATCCAGCGGCTACGCCGTGGCAACCGCTTCGGACGGTACGGCAGGGCTGCGGAGATATTCTGACGACCCGGAGATCGGGATGATCATATCGGATATGAACATGCCGGAAATGAACGGGCTGGCGTTTGTCAAAGCCCTTCGGCAGAAAGACACCGGCATGCCCGTCATTATCCTGACCGTCAACACTGAAATCGAACTGGCCCTGGAAACCATCCGAAGCGGGGCCAACGACTATCTGCTCAAGGACGAGAACATAGAGGACACCATCCTCATATCCGTGCAGAAGGTACTGACCATGTACCGCCTGGAACAGCAGAATATCCGGCTGATTGAAGACCTGGCCCGGAAAAACAAAGAGCTGGAACGCCTCTCCTTTTCAGACGGGCTGACCGGCATCCCCAACCGGCGCTACTTTGATGAAGGGGGTAAACAGGAGTGGGGCCGGGCGCTCCGGGAACAGATACCGCTGTCGCTGATCATGATCGACATCGACGACTTTAAATCCTACAATGACGCCTGTGGCCATCAGATGGGGGACCGCTGCCTGCAACAGGTTGCCCACACCCTCCAGAGATCGCTCAGGCGGTTCGGCGACTTTATTGCGCGGTACGGCGGGGAGGAATTCGCGGCAGTATTGCCCAATACGCCCCTGAACGGCGCCCTTGCCATTGCCGAAACCATGCGCTCCGATGTGATGGCGCTGAACCTTTCCCATCCGACATCGGCCATTTCCGACCGGATTACGATCAGCATCGGGGTCAGCAGCGCCGTTCCCGCCCGGAATTCAGACCTGTCCGGCCTGATTCAGCAGGCAGATCAGGCCCTCTACCAGGCCAAGCAGACCGGGCGGAACCAGGTGGCTGCCGCCGGCCCGGCATGA
- a CDS encoding hybrid sensor histidine kinase/response regulator, whose product MVSNQEKILVVDDDPFVRAMLSEILETEGYHVRTARNGLSALRKYADDPYISLVLSDMNMAEMDGIGLVKALRERDPEIPIIILTVNNRVSIAIEAIHSGASDYILKDENIENSILIRIREVLERSQLRTQNRRLLKNLELKNRELEASNRKLLELNQLKNKFLGIAAHDLRGPIAGIKGIVEMLAEEVPGPPLSETRKEQLMLVSTTTDEIISLIDDLLDVSVIESGQLDICPLKGPIREMLEKHIRLSQVVAAKKHITIHSALADVPAFSFDPCRIGQVFDNLLSNAIKYSPPHSAIHVRLALENARVRVSVTDEGPGIPDTERSMLFREFQKLSAKPTAGEQSVGLGLAISKKIIEIHKGRIEVESRPGEGATFSFEIPTEAI is encoded by the coding sequence ATGGTCAGTAATCAGGAAAAAATCCTCGTGGTCGATGATGACCCCTTTGTGCGGGCCATGCTGAGCGAGATATTGGAAACAGAAGGCTATCATGTCAGAACGGCCAGAAACGGACTGAGTGCGCTCAGAAAATACGCAGACGATCCGTATATCAGTCTGGTGCTGTCGGATATGAATATGGCCGAAATGGACGGCATCGGTCTGGTGAAAGCGCTGCGCGAACGGGATCCGGAAATCCCCATCATCATCCTGACGGTGAACAACAGGGTTTCCATCGCCATAGAGGCAATTCACAGCGGTGCAAGTGACTATATTTTAAAAGACGAAAATATTGAAAACTCCATTCTGATCCGCATCAGAGAGGTTCTGGAACGGTCTCAGCTCAGAACCCAGAACCGGCGGCTGCTCAAAAATCTGGAGCTGAAAAACCGGGAGCTGGAGGCGTCCAACCGCAAACTCCTTGAACTCAACCAGCTCAAAAACAAATTTCTGGGGATCGCGGCCCATGATCTCAGAGGCCCCATCGCCGGCATCAAGGGGATCGTTGAAATGCTGGCCGAAGAGGTTCCCGGCCCGCCGCTGTCAGAAACCCGGAAGGAGCAGCTCATGCTCGTCAGCACCACCACGGATGAGATTATCAGCCTGATAGACGATCTGCTCGACGTATCGGTGATCGAAAGCGGCCAGCTGGATATCTGTCCGTTAAAAGGCCCGATCCGGGAAATGCTGGAAAAACACATCCGGCTCAGCCAGGTCGTGGCCGCCAAGAAGCATATCACCATCCACAGCGCCCTGGCCGATGTCCCGGCATTTTCGTTTGATCCCTGCCGGATCGGGCAGGTGTTCGACAACCTGCTCTCCAACGCCATCAAATATTCTCCGCCACACTCCGCCATCCATGTCCGCCTGGCCCTGGAAAACGCAAGGGTCCGGGTCAGTGTCACAGATGAGGGACCGGGAATACCCGATACCGAGCGGTCCATGCTGTTCCGGGAATTTCAGAAGCTGAGCGCCAAGCCGACAGCAGGCGAACAGAGCGTCGGTCTGGGGCTGGCCATCTCAAAAAAAATCATCGAAATTCATAAGGGCCGCATCGAAGTCGAAAGCCGACCGGGAGAAGGGGCGACCTTCAGCTTTGAAATACCGACGGAGGCGATATGA